Within the Ochrobactrum sp. Marseille-Q0166 genome, the region ACGTCCACTGCCTGATGGAAAAGTATCCTATGGATATGGCTATCAATGGTGGATACCAGCAGAACCCCAGGGCGATTTCGTCGGCGTAGGTATCTATGGGCAATTTATATATGTTAACCCGGCTAAGCGTGTGGTGATCGTGAAAACCTCAGCATATTCCAATTTCAATGTGGATGGAGCTGCTATGAAAGATGAAACGATTCATATGTTTCAATCAATTGCCAGCCAGCTTGAATAGGTTGAATTCATTTAAGGAATGGCCATTCAGATGGCCATTTCTGGTTTCTAACGCCTGTGACTGGTTCGGTTTCGGTTCTGGTGAGGGGGAATGAGAGTTTATGTCATCGAGAAGTGACAAAACTCAATCTTTCACCTTTACACACTAATAAAGCACCTTATTCTGCGCACTGATTTGACGGGGTGCGGATGCTATTTGAATGACGAATGAAGCTGTCTCTGGTGGGCAACCACCGCTATCCAATTTCGCGCGGCAGCTCTTGCAGTTTTTGGATCGGGTGGAATATCGCCGTATTGTGCATGCGGAAGATCTCGAAGAAATTGGACGGCTGCGTTATCGGTCCTACCGCAGTGCGAATGTGATGCATGAAGCGGAAGTACCATCGATTGTCGATGATATTGACCGTGACAGTCATGCGTTCGTTTTCGGTATCCATATTGATGGGCAGTTGGTGAGTACCTTGCGTATTCATTACATAACCGCGGATCATCGGGTTGGCACAAGTTACGCGCTCTTTCCGGATATTCTTGATCCTCTGCTTAATAATGGAATGGCTTTTGTCGATCCAACGCGCTTTGCGGCTGATCCCGATTTGCTAAGCGAATATCCGGCGATTCCCTATGTTACGTTGCGCATAGCTGCAATGGCTTCCGAATATTTTGAAGCGGATCAATGCCTTGCTTCGGTCAAGCCCGAGCATATGGCGTTTTACAAGCGCATTTTCGGAACGACGGTTATGGCCGAAGCGCGGGAGCATGAAGGCTATGGCATCAAGGTGGGGCTCGGCGCTGCACCTATTCGCAATATTCGCGACGCTGTCGCCGTCCGCTTTCCGTTCTTCAAATCACAGCCGCATGAGCGGCGTGCCATGTTTGGCAATCTCGGCAATGGTGTCGGCCCGCTGACGATCTTGCCGACAGCAAAATATACCGGATTGGGTGTCTAGCTCACGACCCATTCATTTGACGGAAATTCTGCTGCGTCAAGACGCTCAGACGGGGAACAACTCCGTTCTGCGTGTCTTTGCTTGCATATCTGGTCATTTCAGGTGACATTTCCATGCACTGAATTGGTCGTGAGCCTCATAGCGCACCAACTTTAGTTTATTCTTATAATTGCTTTTACTTTTAAAATTTATTTTGAAAATTTCTTTAAATAATTAAGTCTGGTAATTTTTAAGAATTAAAGCTATTCGGGCTTTGGAGCCGCTTTATGCGGAACGAGGGGTGCTCAAGCCATGGATGCAGGACGTTGCTCAGAACGGCTGACAACCATGTTGTATGTGCATTGAAGATTGCAGATATTCTGTCTAGACTTCGGCAAAATATCTCAATGGGTGGAACTAAAAATGGCAGAACATCACAATACGGCTCCGGCCGAACTCGGTGCGCCGATGGATTATTCCGAGCATGATAAAACCTATGCCGGTTTCACGGGGCTGGTTAAATGGGGAACTGTGGCGCTCGTAGCGCTTCTGGTTGCCATGGCGTTCGGCTTCTTTGCGGGTGGAGCTTTCTCCGCAACCGTTCTTTTCATTCTTATCTGCGTTGCTGCCTGGTTCATTCTCTAGGGATTTAAGCCAGCATTAACCCGCATGATTTGATCGAATGCCTTGGTATGGGTGCAGTTTGCACCTTGCCGGGGCTTTATGCATGTCGTCTGTTTCATCATTTAAGGGGGCTTCTTCCCGGAAGCCCGGATTGTGCCCGGCTGTGAGGTCGGATTAAGCCACGAAAGGGAAACCAGTTGGCCCAGACTATATTCATTCCGAAAGAGAGTGATCCCAACGAGACCCGCGTTGCGGCATCTGCCGAGACGGTGAAGAAATTCATCGCGCTTGGTTTTGATGTCGTGGTGGAAAAAGGTGCAGGTGAAAAATCGCGCATCATTGATGCCGAGTTTGTCACTGCTGGTGCACGTATAGGATCGACGGCTGACGCCAAAGCGGCAGATGTTATCCTGAAAGTACGACGCCCGAACGATGCGGAACTCAAAGGGTATAGGTCGGGCGCAGCACTTTTCGCGATGCTTGATCCTTACGGTCAGGAAGCAGCGGTTGCCGCACTGGCTAAGGCCGGTATTTCCGCTTTCACGATGGAATTCATGCCGCGCATAACGCGCGCGCAGGTGATGGATGTTCTCTCGTCGCAGGCCAATCTTGCCGGTTATCAGGCTGTGATTGATGCAGCCGAAGTTTATGACCGCGCTATGCCAATGATGATGACGGCTGCAGGCACAGTGCCCGCAGCCCGCGTCTTTGTTATGGGTGCAGGCGTGGCCGGACTTCAGGCGATTGCGACCGCACGTCGTCTGGGCGCGGTTGTGACTGCAACCGATGTTCGTCCTGCTGCCAAAGAGCAGGTGGCATCGCTCGGCGCGAAGTTCATCGCTGTCGAGGATGAGGAATTCAAGGCGGCAGAAACCTCCGGCGGCTATGCCAAGGAAATGTCGAAGGAATATCAGGCGAAGCAGGCGGCACTTGTTGCTGACCATATTGCCAAGCAGGATATCGTCATTACCACCGCGCTTATTCCGGGGCGTGCAGCCCCGCGTCTTGTTTCAAAGGAAATGGTTGCAGCCATGCGTCCGGGTTCTGTGCTGGTTGATCTTGCAGTTGAACGCGGCGGCAATGTTGAAGGTGCGGTTGCCGGTCAGGTTGCAGATGTGAACGGCGTAAAGATCGTTGGGCACCTCAATGTGCCGGGGCGGATTGCAGCGACTGCTTCGCAGCTTTACGCGCGCAATCTTTACGCATTCCTCGAAACGCTGGTCGATAAGGAAGCAAAGCTTCTCAAGCTTGATCCGCAGGAAGAGTTGGTAAAGGCAACGCTTCTGACCCACGAGGGCAAAGTTGTGCATCCGGCGTTTGCCAAGGCTCAAGCAGAAGTGGAACCAGTACCAGCCGTTGTGGCTGAGAAGGTTACCAAGCCGAAAGCCGCAGCGAAGGCAAAGGCGCCTGCTGGCAAGACAGAGACTGCGAAGCAAGTGGCATCTGCTCCGGCCAAGCCTGTCGCCAAGACAACCCGAAAAGCACCGGCAAAAGCTGCGAAAACTTCCGCTGATGGAGGAGAGGCATAATGTCCGATACAGCACTTGAAAAAGCTCTTGAGAGCCTCAACCAGGCGGCTGATGCAGTAAGGCAGGCAGCGGAAAATGCAGGCGGTTTGGGTGATGCAGCCGCAGCTGCCGCTCATGCTGCATCCGGTGGCGTCGTTGACCCGTTTGTCTTCCGCCTTGCGATTTTTGTTCTGTCGATTTTCGTCGGCTATTACGTTGTCTGGTCAGTGACACCTGCACTGCATACGCCGCTCATGGCTGTCACCAATGCTATTTCATCGGTGATCGTGGTCGGCGCACTTCTTGCAGTCGGTCTTTCGCTCTCTAGCTGGGCAACCGGCTTCGGCTTTATCGCGCTCATCCTTGCAAGCGTAAACATCTTTGGCGGCTTTCTGGTTACCCAGCGAATGCTTGCCATGTACAAGAAAAAAGAAAAGTGAGGGCTGAGCCATCATGAGCGTTAATCTCGCAGCCTTCCTTTATCTCGTCTCCGGTGTCCTGTTCATTCTGGCACTGCGTGGCCTTTCGCACCCAACCACCAGCCGTCAGGGTAATACCTATGGTATGATCGGTATGGGTATCTCCATCGTCACCACGCTGCTGCTGGCACGTCCAAGCTTTGGCGGTCTGGTGCTGATTATCCTCGGTATCGCCATTGGTGGCGGTATTGGTGCAGTGATTGCACGCCGCATCGCGATGACGGCCATGCCGCAGCTTGTGGCTGCCTTCCACTCGCTGATCGGTCTTGCAGCCGTGCTCGTGGCTGCCGCTGCCCTTTACTCACCGCATTCCTTTGGCATTGGCGAAGTGGGGCAGATCCACGGTCAGGCGCTGATCGAAATGTCGCTTGGTGTTGCGATTGGTGCAATCACCTTTACCGGCTCGATCATTGCATTCCTGAAGCTTGATGGCCGTATGTCGGGCAAGCCGATCATGCTGCCGGGGCGTCATGTCATCAATGCGGCCCTTGCTGCTGCAATCGTAATCCTGATTGCCGTTCTGACCAATACCGAAAGCCATTTCGTGTTCTGGCTGATCGTCATTCTGGCGCTGGTGTTTGGTGTGCTGATCATCATCCCGATTGGCGGCGCGGATATGCCGGTTGTCGTTTCCATGCTCAATTCTTATTCGGGCTGGGCTGCGGCAGGCATTGGTTTCACGCTTGGTAATCTGGCGCTGATCATCACCGGTGCGCTGGTCGGCTCGTCCGGTGCGATCCTGTCCTACATCATGTGTAAAGGCATGAACCGCTCGTTCATCTCGGTTATTCTCGGTGGCTTCGGCGGTGATGTGGCCGCTGCGGGCAGCGGCGAAGTGGAACAGCGTCCGGTCAAGCAGGGTTCGGCTGACGATGCAGCCTTCATCATGAAGAATGCATCCAAGGTCATCATCGTGCCGGGTTACGGTATGGCGGTGGCACAGGCTCAGCACGCGCTGCGTGAAATGGCCGACAAGCTGAAAGCCGAAGGCGTGGAAGTGAAATACGCGATCCACCCTGTTGCCGGTCGTATGCCGGGTCATATGAACGTGCTGTTGGCCGAAGCTAACGTGCCTTATGATGAAGTGTTTGAGCTTGAAGACATCAACTCGGAATTTGCGACGGCTGATGTTGCCTTCGTGATTGGTGCGAACGACGTGACCAATCCGGCAGCAAAGACTGATCCGCAATCGCCGATCTTCGGTATGCCGATCCTCGATGTCGACAAGGCCGGTACGGTGCTGTTCATCAAGCGCGGTATGGGCTCAGGCTATGCGGGCGTGGAAAACGAGCTGTTCTTCCGCGACAACACCATGATGCTCTTTGCCGACGCAAAGAAGATGGTTGAGAGTATCGTCAAAGCTCTCGACCATTAAAATATAACAAATTATAATTATTAGGCGTCCTGTATATCGCAGGGCGCCTTTTATATATCTTTACCCCTATAAATTTGGTAATTCCAACGGAGATATCATATTGAATTTTTAAATAAAGGATAATATCTAGAAAATTATTATTGTAAAATATATTGACAGAATTTTTTTTTATAGTTTAAAATTGCATTAATAATATACGGTTTTTTTATTCTAATTTTAAAGGGATTGCTTTAATGCGGTTTATTTTAGTTTTATTTATTTATTTTTTAGGTTTTTCTTATGCAAATGCGGAAATTATTTCTTCATTGCCAGAAAAAGAAGAAATCGTACCGGAAGTTGCAAATATATATTTTACGGATTCCGTCAGTGAACGCTCCATCTCTGAGCTTGGTGCTTCTATAAATGACATATATATCAAATATCCAACAGTAAAAAAAATAAATCTTATTATAAATAGCTTAGGTGGAAGTGTACAAGCCGGCTTTATGGCTTATACAATGATAAAAAGCTCACCGATACCAATTACAGCAATTAACGGAGGTATAACAGCGTCAGCCGCAACGTATTTTTATTGCGCTGCAAAAGAACGCCAGGCCATTCCCGGCTCTATGTTTCTTCTACACGCTGCTAATACGTATGCGAAGGCAGAAAAGCCTGATGAGTTAGAGCGTGAATTGGTTCAACTTGGTTATGTGCATAATTTTATCAATAAAATATATCGAGAATGTACAACGTTAAGCGATGATGAGATTAAAAATATCGCCAAGTCTGAATATTTAGCGAAATATTTGGATGAGGAAGAAGCAAAAACTATCAAGTTAAGCGATAAAACAGCGCAGACAATAGCGCAGCCTGACGTTTCTTTTTTCATTTTTTCGAAAGATCGAGACGAGTAATACATATTTCTATTTCGGTCGAATTATGCCTCGTATATCATCTTATCCTGCAGCGCACGCAGTTCGGCTATCTTGGAGCCGGGCTGTGGTGCTGCGTTGATATAGGTGATGAGTTCACCTTTCCGGATTGGTGCAGTGACGGTACCGTTTTGCAGCAAGCCGCAAGGAATGGCTTTTGCGGCGCGTGCTTCCGGTGTCGTCATGATCCATGAACGATAGCAATATTGACCGATGGCGTCGAGCTTATCGCCCGGTTGCAGGTCTTTCTTTGCTACCGCGCAGACTTCCGCCACCGGCTTGGGCAGCGGCACCATGTCGGATTTGCCGTACAGGACTGCGCGTGCGACTGTCAGCGGCACTTCAAGCGAGGTGAGGTGGTAAGGGCGGTGGAAGGTGAAATAGGGGCCCTTGCCGATCTTCAGATCTTCAAGGCGCTCATTCAGGCGAGGGTGGTCCATCTTGGCCACAACGAAAACACCTGGAGAAACGCCTTTGCCGATCGAATAATCAACCACGCCGCTTTTGTTAAGAACACCGCCATCCGCCTGCGGGATGAGCGTGCTGCTCAACTGGTCAATGCTGGCGCGGGGGCCGTGCATCCCGGCAATATCAGGAACGAGGCCGGTTGCATTGGCGATTGCTGCCATCTCGACCATGGTTTTCGAACCATCGATGAACTCAACCAGCAGGCGGACATTCATGTTCCGGCGGTCGGCTTCTTCCTGATAGTGGTCCGGGATCGCATCAAAATTGAGCGGATTGTTCTTACCCTTGCCAGCCGAGACCACTTCATAGCCAAGCGCTGAAACGAACTCGATCAGTTCCATGCAGGAAGACGGTTCGTCGCCGGCACCCAGCGAATAAATCACGCCCTGCTTGTCGGCCTGTGTCTTGAGGTAAGGTCCGATAGTGACATCGGCTTCAACATTCATCATCACAAGATGCTTGCCGTGCTCAATCGCCTTGATACCGGTTTCAGCGCCGACTTCGGGAATGCCGGTTGCATCGATGATGACGTCCACCAATGGATTTGAGAGGATCAGATCATTGTCTTCGGTGACTGCGATCTTGCCGCTTTCAATGGCGCTGGTCATGGCGCTTTCGCTATTGGCTTCACGCGCATTGTCATCAACGCCATAGGCCGTGCGGACAGCCTTGAAAGTGTTCGGCAGACGACGGGCAGAAAGCGCACCGACTGCAATGCCGGGCATACGGGCAACCTGTGTGACGATATCCGTACCCATTTCGCCGGCGCCGATCAGACCG harbors:
- a CDS encoding acetyltransferase produces the protein MTNEAVSGGQPPLSNFARQLLQFLDRVEYRRIVHAEDLEEIGRLRYRSYRSANVMHEAEVPSIVDDIDRDSHAFVFGIHIDGQLVSTLRIHYITADHRVGTSYALFPDILDPLLNNGMAFVDPTRFAADPDLLSEYPAIPYVTLRIAAMASEYFEADQCLASVKPEHMAFYKRIFGTTVMAEAREHEGYGIKVGLGAAPIRNIRDAVAVRFPFFKSQPHERRAMFGNLGNGVGPLTILPTAKYTGLGV
- a CDS encoding aa3-type cytochrome c oxidase subunit IV, translated to MAEHHNTAPAELGAPMDYSEHDKTYAGFTGLVKWGTVALVALLVAMAFGFFAGGAFSATVLFILICVAAWFIL
- a CDS encoding Re/Si-specific NAD(P)(+) transhydrogenase subunit alpha; translated protein: MAQTIFIPKESDPNETRVAASAETVKKFIALGFDVVVEKGAGEKSRIIDAEFVTAGARIGSTADAKAADVILKVRRPNDAELKGYRSGAALFAMLDPYGQEAAVAALAKAGISAFTMEFMPRITRAQVMDVLSSQANLAGYQAVIDAAEVYDRAMPMMMTAAGTVPAARVFVMGAGVAGLQAIATARRLGAVVTATDVRPAAKEQVASLGAKFIAVEDEEFKAAETSGGYAKEMSKEYQAKQAALVADHIAKQDIVITTALIPGRAAPRLVSKEMVAAMRPGSVLVDLAVERGGNVEGAVAGQVADVNGVKIVGHLNVPGRIAATASQLYARNLYAFLETLVDKEAKLLKLDPQEELVKATLLTHEGKVVHPAFAKAQAEVEPVPAVVAEKVTKPKAAAKAKAPAGKTETAKQVASAPAKPVAKTTRKAPAKAAKTSADGGEA
- a CDS encoding NAD(P) transhydrogenase subunit alpha, translating into MSDTALEKALESLNQAADAVRQAAENAGGLGDAAAAAAHAASGGVVDPFVFRLAIFVLSIFVGYYVVWSVTPALHTPLMAVTNAISSVIVVGALLAVGLSLSSWATGFGFIALILASVNIFGGFLVTQRMLAMYKKKEK
- a CDS encoding NAD(P)(+) transhydrogenase (Re/Si-specific) subunit beta, producing MSVNLAAFLYLVSGVLFILALRGLSHPTTSRQGNTYGMIGMGISIVTTLLLARPSFGGLVLIILGIAIGGGIGAVIARRIAMTAMPQLVAAFHSLIGLAAVLVAAAALYSPHSFGIGEVGQIHGQALIEMSLGVAIGAITFTGSIIAFLKLDGRMSGKPIMLPGRHVINAALAAAIVILIAVLTNTESHFVFWLIVILALVFGVLIIIPIGGADMPVVVSMLNSYSGWAAAGIGFTLGNLALIITGALVGSSGAILSYIMCKGMNRSFISVILGGFGGDVAAAGSGEVEQRPVKQGSADDAAFIMKNASKVIIVPGYGMAVAQAQHALREMADKLKAEGVEVKYAIHPVAGRMPGHMNVLLAEANVPYDEVFELEDINSEFATADVAFVIGANDVTNPAAKTDPQSPIFGMPILDVDKAGTVLFIKRGMGSGYAGVENELFFRDNTMMLFADAKKMVESIVKALDH
- a CDS encoding ATP-dependent Clp protease proteolytic subunit gives rise to the protein MRFILVLFIYFLGFSYANAEIISSLPEKEEIVPEVANIYFTDSVSERSISELGASINDIYIKYPTVKKINLIINSLGGSVQAGFMAYTMIKSSPIPITAINGGITASAATYFYCAAKERQAIPGSMFLLHAANTYAKAEKPDELERELVQLGYVHNFINKIYRECTTLSDDEIKNIAKSEYLAKYLDEEEAKTIKLSDKTAQTIAQPDVSFFIFSKDRDE
- a CDS encoding 1-deoxy-D-ribulose 5-phosphate reductoisomerase, translating into MTTNVALVGLARDLQARAETGKPIRIGLIGAGEMGTDIVTQVARMPGIAVGALSARRLPNTFKAVRTAYGVDDNAREANSESAMTSAIESGKIAVTEDNDLILSNPLVDVIIDATGIPEVGAETGIKAIEHGKHLVMMNVEADVTIGPYLKTQADKQGVIYSLGAGDEPSSCMELIEFVSALGYEVVSAGKGKNNPLNFDAIPDHYQEEADRRNMNVRLLVEFIDGSKTMVEMAAIANATGLVPDIAGMHGPRASIDQLSSTLIPQADGGVLNKSGVVDYSIGKGVSPGVFVVAKMDHPRLNERLEDLKIGKGPYFTFHRPYHLTSLEVPLTVARAVLYGKSDMVPLPKPVAEVCAVAKKDLQPGDKLDAIGQYCYRSWIMTTPEARAAKAIPCGLLQNGTVTAPIRKGELITYINAAPQPGSKIAELRALQDKMIYEA